One genomic segment of Paenibacillus durus includes these proteins:
- the terL gene encoding phage terminase large subunit yields the protein MEKHFKPPKIKQLIETFSFSELRKLIGEMDIEFFALCYFPKYFDREFGRFHKELFAELKHMLANIGLITAFGLPREHGKSTISSFLFPLYATLYDQSQFTLIISATEQIALPFLDMIKDELETNTMLIEDFGIRKGNRWNNNEIWLRSRSGLDSCIMIRGIDGSLRGIHYKHHRPTLVLMDDLLKEDTARSEAKRDQIKNTFTDVILPIGTRDTNILICGTILNEEDLMADLLKGKIPGVRSIRKSAVIQFSERDDLWSEWERLYNNLQDEDRVNSALSFFMSNKDEMLEGTVILWSEYLDYYYLMCKKQAMGEKSFYKELQNDPRSTDEYIFQNIMYWDRLPEFEEMEIAMYIDPAIKAGKKNDYSAISIIGQHRKTKQIYVIDGNVYKLLPDNLFQVAIEKLTTYPIDKIGFEVNQAQSYMKQKFEEALWKAKIFTPVDSVNSKGQKHERIISLEPDVKKGHILFSSSNIRYNNQVRDYNRNCKFDDAPDSLYGAVQLIQSVKSLKFYDRNLLF from the coding sequence ATGGAGAAGCATTTTAAACCACCCAAAATAAAACAACTGATCGAAACCTTCTCCTTCTCCGAGCTTCGTAAACTAATCGGTGAAATGGACATTGAGTTTTTTGCCCTATGTTATTTCCCTAAATATTTTGATCGAGAGTTCGGAAGGTTTCACAAAGAGCTATTTGCAGAATTAAAACATATGCTTGCTAATATAGGACTGATTACGGCTTTCGGACTCCCCAGGGAGCATGGTAAAAGCACAATCAGTTCTTTTTTATTCCCGCTATATGCCACGCTTTATGATCAATCCCAGTTTACACTAATCATATCGGCAACAGAGCAGATCGCTCTTCCCTTCCTTGATATGATCAAAGATGAACTTGAGACGAATACAATGCTGATTGAGGATTTTGGTATCCGTAAGGGGAATCGCTGGAATAACAATGAAATATGGCTACGGAGTAGAAGTGGACTCGATTCCTGCATTATGATTCGTGGAATAGATGGTTCTCTTCGGGGTATCCATTATAAGCATCACAGGCCAACGCTGGTTCTTATGGACGACCTGCTAAAGGAAGATACGGCACGATCAGAAGCTAAGCGAGATCAGATCAAGAATACATTCACCGATGTCATCCTTCCCATTGGTACAAGGGATACCAACATCCTAATCTGCGGCACTATTCTAAATGAAGAAGATCTGATGGCTGATTTGCTCAAAGGGAAAATACCTGGAGTTAGAAGTATAAGGAAATCGGCAGTCATTCAATTTTCCGAACGAGATGATTTGTGGTCTGAATGGGAACGACTATACAACAACCTTCAAGACGAGGACAGGGTCAATTCGGCTCTGTCTTTTTTTATGTCCAATAAAGATGAGATGCTTGAGGGTACGGTAATATTATGGAGCGAATATCTGGATTATTATTATTTGATGTGCAAGAAGCAAGCGATGGGTGAAAAGTCATTTTATAAGGAATTACAAAATGATCCCCGTTCAACCGACGAGTACATTTTCCAGAATATCATGTATTGGGACAGGTTGCCTGAATTTGAAGAAATGGAAATCGCCATGTATATTGATCCAGCGATCAAAGCCGGTAAAAAGAACGACTACTCTGCCATCTCAATCATTGGGCAACATCGGAAGACGAAACAGATTTATGTGATTGATGGCAACGTGTATAAACTTTTGCCGGATAACTTGTTTCAAGTGGCAATCGAAAAGTTGACCACCTACCCTATTGATAAGATTGGATTTGAAGTCAATCAGGCTCAGAGTTATATGAAGCAAAAGTTCGAGGAAGCATTGTGGAAGGCAAAGATTTTCACGCCAGTTGATAGTGTAAATTCCAAGGGGCAGAAGCATGAGCGAATTATCAGTTTAGAGCCAGATGTGAAAAAGGGACACATTCTGTTCAGCTCTTCCAATATTAGGTATAATAATCAGGTAAGAGATTACAACCGAAACTGCAAGTTTGACGATGCACCGGATAGTTTATATGGGGCTGTGCAATTGATTCAGTCAGTGAAGAGTCTGAAGTTTTATGATCGCAATTTGTTGTTTTGA
- a CDS encoding phage portal protein, which translates to MQITESIIQECLNELNQAAITKQKYFDYYNAQHSILKDYAMQESRSNRKLIFNFPRKFVDNEVGYLLGKPVNYVSKSDNDDVIHKIDLNMSHWDKEHNINLRKQSEIYGESFELNYLDSEGQFSAAVLSPLNAYVLEDGTAERNVLLGLHKFTRRFDEQVYLDVYTDNEILHYEMISSDNYNSKSPELKYLGKHNHIFGRAPLISCPANTEKKSGFQDVISLFDAYNALNSDLVNEIADHRNAYLVIENAKLEAEDLLNMKKMGIIQVPANGKVSWLTKEINDSFVKNELDNIERKIFDMMDQVNFNENWASNTSSLALRNKLLNLENRVAMREALMEKAIKQRLRNFFTFLHIKEGVQYDFRDIAVKFTRNLPTDLVGMADVIVKLQQVVSQETLLTLLPFVENPKLELNKFYAEQQRLIETNRLNVTL; encoded by the coding sequence ATGCAAATAACCGAATCAATTATTCAAGAATGTTTGAACGAACTCAATCAAGCCGCAATAACCAAACAGAAGTATTTCGACTATTACAATGCTCAGCATTCAATCTTGAAAGACTATGCCATGCAGGAGAGCAGAAGCAACCGAAAGCTCATTTTCAACTTCCCACGCAAGTTCGTGGATAACGAAGTCGGTTATCTGCTCGGAAAGCCAGTTAACTATGTATCGAAGTCAGACAATGATGATGTCATCCACAAAATTGACTTGAACATGAGCCATTGGGATAAGGAGCATAACATCAATCTTCGGAAGCAGAGTGAAATCTACGGGGAGAGCTTCGAGTTGAATTATCTCGATTCAGAAGGACAGTTCTCAGCAGCGGTATTATCTCCGCTTAATGCGTATGTGTTGGAAGATGGAACGGCAGAACGAAATGTATTACTTGGCTTACATAAATTTACCCGTCGATTCGATGAGCAAGTATATTTGGACGTGTACACTGATAATGAAATTTTACATTACGAAATGATCAGCAGCGACAATTACAACAGTAAATCTCCAGAGCTAAAATATCTCGGCAAACACAATCACATCTTTGGAAGAGCTCCTCTTATCTCTTGTCCGGCAAATACGGAGAAGAAAAGCGGCTTCCAAGATGTGATTTCTTTATTTGATGCTTACAATGCCCTGAACTCAGATTTGGTCAACGAAATTGCAGACCATCGCAATGCTTATCTGGTCATTGAAAATGCCAAGTTGGAAGCAGAGGATTTGCTCAACATGAAAAAGATGGGGATCATACAAGTCCCTGCGAACGGAAAGGTAAGCTGGCTGACGAAAGAGATCAACGACTCCTTTGTGAAAAACGAACTGGACAACATCGAGCGCAAAATTTTCGACATGATGGATCAGGTCAATTTTAATGAAAATTGGGCAAGTAATACATCCTCCCTTGCTCTCAGAAATAAGCTGCTCAATCTGGAGAATCGTGTGGCGATGCGGGAAGCGTTAATGGAAAAGGCAATCAAGCAACGTCTGCGTAACTTCTTTACCTTTCTGCACATTAAAGAGGGCGTGCAATATGATTTCCGGGATATCGCTGTAAAATTCACAAGAAACTTGCCAACAGACTTGGTAGGAATGGCCGATGTGATCGTCAAATTGCAGCAAGTGGTATCTCAGGAAACGTTGCTAACACTTCTCCCTTTCGTGGAGAATCCAAAACTGGAGTTGAATAAATTTTATGCGGAACAGCAACGATTAATTGAAACAAATAGGCTCAATGTTACGCTTTAG
- a CDS encoding DUF4355 domain-containing protein has translation MKLEQVKQLIEENQTNEEWRTYLQDLNPYSVEGIEQFIQSNKDAKSWFDSTIDKRSTKSLETWKANHLESVVDAEIKKRFPTKDEKDIEVEKLRAEVENMKLEKQRERLTSQAIKIASEKKLPLPLVDFFIGADEEATTANLAMLEQSLQLAIQQQVEQRLKGEGYTPPASSTSSTFTLEAIKGMSPNEINQHWDQVKQVLQNK, from the coding sequence ATGAAATTGGAACAAGTGAAGCAGTTGATTGAGGAAAACCAAACAAATGAGGAATGGCGGACATATCTTCAGGATTTGAATCCGTATAGCGTAGAGGGGATAGAGCAATTTATTCAGTCCAACAAGGATGCGAAAAGTTGGTTCGATAGCACGATAGACAAACGATCCACCAAGTCGTTGGAAACATGGAAGGCCAATCATCTGGAAAGTGTGGTGGACGCTGAAATCAAGAAGCGATTCCCGACGAAGGATGAGAAAGATATCGAGGTCGAAAAGCTACGTGCTGAAGTTGAAAATATGAAGCTGGAGAAGCAACGTGAACGATTAACGAGTCAAGCCATCAAAATAGCCAGTGAAAAGAAACTTCCACTTCCGTTAGTGGATTTTTTTATTGGTGCGGATGAAGAAGCTACGACAGCGAATTTGGCTATGTTAGAACAATCGCTGCAATTGGCTATACAACAGCAAGTCGAACAACGGCTTAAAGGGGAAGGCTACACCCCTCCGGCTAGTTCAACGAGTAGCACATTTACATTAGAAGCGATTAAAGGCATGTCGCCAAACGAGATCAATCAGCATTGGGATCAAGTCAAACAAGTATTACAAAACAAATAA
- a CDS encoding phage capsid protein: MSVQNFIPTIWSARLNESFKKNLVYGNIVNTDYEGEIKGQGSTVKINSIGAVTIGTYDKAAGIGNPQELDSSQTNLIIDQAKFYNFTVDDVDAAQANVDLLSGGIVEASYGLANVVDQYIAGFYTEVKAENTIGNDTTPIVPSSATAYDLLVDLGVILDENDVPEGDRFVVVPAFFYGLLVKDPRYTKDANVMRTGFVGSIDNMSVYKSNNVPNTTGAKYKIIAGHKSAISFAGQVDSVEAYRPEKQFSDAIKGLQVYGAKCIKPEAIAVLTVNKS; encoded by the coding sequence ATGTCAGTACAAAATTTTATTCCTACAATTTGGAGTGCCCGTTTAAATGAAAGTTTCAAGAAGAATCTGGTTTATGGGAATATCGTGAATACCGATTACGAAGGTGAAATTAAAGGCCAAGGATCAACAGTCAAGATTAACTCAATTGGCGCAGTAACGATTGGAACCTATGATAAGGCAGCAGGAATCGGCAATCCACAGGAGTTGGATTCCTCTCAAACAAATCTGATTATCGATCAAGCTAAGTTTTATAATTTTACCGTCGATGATGTGGATGCGGCTCAAGCCAATGTGGATTTGCTAAGTGGAGGGATTGTAGAAGCATCCTATGGTTTGGCAAATGTAGTGGATCAGTACATAGCAGGATTTTATACAGAAGTAAAAGCAGAAAATACAATCGGAAACGATACAACGCCTATTGTTCCGTCTTCAGCTACAGCTTATGATTTGCTTGTGGATTTGGGAGTCATCTTAGATGAAAATGATGTACCTGAAGGGGATCGCTTTGTCGTTGTTCCTGCTTTCTTTTATGGACTGCTCGTCAAAGATCCTCGATATACTAAAGATGCTAATGTTATGCGGACAGGATTTGTGGGTAGTATCGATAATATGTCGGTCTACAAATCGAATAATGTGCCGAACACGACAGGAGCAAAGTATAAAATCATTGCTGGGCATAAGAGTGCCATCTCATTTGCTGGTCAAGTGGACTCCGTTGAAGCCTATAGACCAGAGAAGCAATTCTCCGATGCGATCAAAGGATTACAAGTTTATGGTGCAAAGTGTATCAAACCTGAAGCCATTGCTGTATTGACCGTTAACAAGTCCTAA
- a CDS encoding phage head-tail connector protein — MDEQVELLKRLLGVDLADVSKDDIYTHYLNKARNNIIGYCNVDSLLVAYDEVVIDYAMYLYKNKDSVGLMQKQEGERSASYEPGIPQSIRLALPLPRIKVGY; from the coding sequence ATGGATGAGCAAGTGGAGTTGTTGAAACGGTTGTTAGGCGTGGATTTAGCGGATGTATCCAAGGACGATATCTATACACATTATTTGAACAAAGCTAGAAACAACATCATCGGTTATTGTAACGTTGACAGTCTTCTGGTGGCCTATGATGAAGTGGTTATCGATTATGCCATGTACCTCTACAAAAATAAAGATTCGGTAGGACTCATGCAAAAGCAAGAAGGCGAACGCTCAGCCAGTTATGAACCAGGTATCCCACAAAGCATTCGACTGGCTCTTCCTCTGCCAAGAATCAAAGTGGGGTATTAG
- a CDS encoding Ig-like domain-containing protein yields MTRSINLMLDFFLREKGQPIHLNGVLQNVIIREAVDKIQATDEKIVRAATPIYTGDLVDYQNERYLITSEIDQNDQSYRGRMRKCNYAIAFNWNGNVKWFDAIVEGKSFSIDVGNVISIPDGSINIFLQDNADTRDIALNQRFYNTHQPFKVKGINWTLKGIIQLSCTLDSMNTAYDDVENNIADRWKYEIAHTYALHIHQGTIAHVLLNETLSLNVTATDNGNEIANPAITYTSSDPSVINVDQQGQVMGISLGQASITAKLTYHPTVWSTIEIRVAETGTHFYSIAIIGNPFLKTGQSASYVSNIYDLGTDVFDQSVQWSLRNQDDSTPIMGSLTASTGNSVTIKAGSSSGANNKALVLTATLVSDPSIIAEKNISLKNLF; encoded by the coding sequence ATGACACGAAGTATAAACTTGATGCTGGACTTCTTCCTTCGGGAGAAGGGTCAACCTATCCATTTAAACGGAGTGCTGCAAAATGTTATCATTCGAGAGGCAGTCGATAAGATACAAGCAACAGATGAAAAAATAGTACGTGCAGCAACTCCGATATATACTGGTGATTTAGTTGATTACCAAAATGAACGCTATTTGATAACAAGCGAAATTGACCAAAATGATCAATCATATCGGGGAAGGATGAGGAAATGCAATTACGCTATCGCTTTTAACTGGAATGGCAATGTGAAATGGTTTGATGCCATTGTGGAGGGTAAAAGCTTTTCGATTGATGTAGGCAATGTCATTTCAATACCTGATGGTAGTATTAACATATTTTTGCAGGACAATGCCGATACAAGAGACATCGCGTTGAACCAGCGATTTTATAATACGCATCAACCGTTTAAAGTCAAGGGTATCAATTGGACTTTAAAAGGTATCATCCAGTTAAGCTGCACATTGGATAGCATGAATACAGCTTATGATGACGTGGAAAATAATATCGCGGACAGATGGAAGTACGAAATTGCTCATACATACGCATTACATATACATCAGGGAACGATAGCTCATGTGCTGCTCAACGAAACGTTATCATTGAATGTGACCGCTACGGATAATGGGAATGAGATAGCCAATCCGGCGATCACCTATACATCCAGTGATCCGAGTGTAATTAACGTAGACCAACAAGGTCAGGTTATGGGCATCTCTTTGGGACAAGCGAGTATTACTGCGAAATTAACGTATCACCCAACAGTATGGAGTACCATTGAAATAAGAGTTGCCGAAACAGGAACACATTTTTATTCGATAGCCATTATTGGCAATCCATTTCTAAAAACAGGCCAGAGTGCCTCATACGTCAGCAATATCTATGATCTTGGAACGGATGTGTTTGACCAGTCGGTACAGTGGAGCCTACGAAATCAAGATGATTCAACTCCTATCATGGGGAGCCTGACAGCGAGTACAGGAAATAGTGTAACCATAAAAGCAGGAAGCAGTAGTGGGGCGAACAATAAAGCCCTTGTACTGACTGCCACCTTAGTAAGCGATCCTAGCATTATCGCAGAAAAGAACATTAGCCTTAAGAATTTATTCTAA
- a CDS encoding SHOCT domain-containing protein, which translates to MQRKSIDYLLSLSLLKQLRSQNVITEEEFIAINELNKKSFK; encoded by the coding sequence ATGCAACGAAAATCTATTGATTATCTACTTAGTCTAAGCCTATTGAAGCAATTGAGATCACAAAATGTAATTACAGAAGAAGAGTTTATAGCGATCAATGAGCTTAATAAAAAGTCTTTTAAGTAG
- a CDS encoding recombinase family protein: protein MDIVEGIQFIQKKKVAAYCRVSTDSEEQKESYSNQVNHYTQYIQNNLEWEMADIYADEGITGTSTKNRTQFNRMIQDARNGKLDLILVKSISRFARNTLDLLKYVRELKSLGVAVFFERENINTLDTTGEVLLTILSSLAQDESRNISENSRWGILRGFQNGKVFCNTTRFLGYDKDEHGELVINEQEAEIVRRIYEEYLDGKSYQAIADGLMRDQIKTATEGDTWWDSSITLILTNEKYYGALLQQKTVTVDFLTHKRIKNRGQEQQYLIEDNHEPIVSKEIFDAVQKEKERRAKLKGNVMGDRKKYSSKYPLSSKVFCGCCGSNFKRRTWNSNNPSKKVVWQCRTYVNEGKEACDAKSVDEQGLQNAFVRVFNRMYENKEAFIQTLKANIESVLTKRAGQEPLLEIARHIEQFKSDLKGLVNLKLRNQIDEAVYNEENVRISGELNELRQQKILLEKDNDQKTQIKDRVDEIIQVLSLRQGVLIQFDDNLFNALVEKITILSPAHFIFTMKSGISIDEILD from the coding sequence ATGGACATCGTAGAGGGAATTCAATTTATTCAAAAGAAGAAAGTCGCTGCCTATTGTCGGGTCAGTACGGATTCCGAGGAGCAAAAGGAAAGCTATTCCAATCAGGTAAATCATTATACCCAATACATTCAAAACAACTTGGAATGGGAAATGGCGGATATTTACGCTGATGAAGGGATCACCGGAACCAGCACCAAAAATAGAACGCAATTTAATCGGATGATCCAGGATGCCCGAAATGGTAAACTGGATCTTATTCTGGTCAAGTCGATTTCGAGATTTGCTAGGAATACACTGGATTTATTGAAATATGTACGGGAACTCAAAAGTCTCGGCGTTGCTGTATTTTTTGAACGAGAGAACATTAATACACTTGATACAACAGGTGAAGTATTACTGACCATCTTGAGTTCTCTTGCCCAAGATGAGAGCCGAAATATTTCCGAAAACAGCCGATGGGGAATACTGCGTGGCTTCCAGAACGGCAAAGTCTTCTGCAACACAACCCGCTTCCTGGGCTATGATAAGGACGAACATGGTGAACTGGTCATCAATGAGCAGGAAGCTGAGATTGTGCGGCGCATCTATGAAGAGTATTTGGACGGCAAAAGCTATCAGGCGATTGCGGACGGTCTTATGCGAGACCAGATTAAAACGGCTACGGAAGGCGATACATGGTGGGATTCTTCGATCACGCTGATCCTGACCAATGAGAAATATTACGGAGCCTTACTTCAGCAGAAAACCGTTACCGTGGATTTTCTGACGCACAAGCGGATTAAAAATCGGGGACAGGAACAACAATATTTGATCGAGGATAACCATGAACCGATTGTATCCAAGGAAATATTCGATGCGGTACAAAAAGAGAAGGAACGGCGTGCAAAGCTGAAAGGCAATGTTATGGGGGATCGCAAAAAATACTCCAGCAAATATCCGCTCAGCAGCAAAGTATTCTGCGGATGCTGTGGTTCCAATTTCAAACGCCGAACCTGGAACAGTAATAATCCATCCAAAAAGGTAGTATGGCAATGCCGAACGTATGTGAATGAAGGAAAAGAAGCATGCGATGCCAAGTCGGTTGATGAGCAAGGTTTGCAGAATGCGTTTGTCCGAGTATTCAATCGAATGTATGAGAATAAGGAAGCATTTATCCAAACGTTGAAAGCGAACATTGAATCGGTACTTACTAAAAGGGCAGGGCAAGAACCATTATTGGAAATCGCGCGACATATAGAACAGTTTAAATCGGACTTGAAGGGACTGGTGAATCTCAAGTTAAGAAATCAGATCGATGAGGCCGTATACAATGAAGAAAACGTGAGAATCTCAGGTGAACTAAACGAACTTCGGCAACAGAAAATCCTGCTGGAGAAGGATAACGACCAAAAGACACAAATCAAGGATCGTGTAGATGAAATAATTCAGGTATTAAGTTTACGGCAAGGTGTACTGATACAATTTGATGATAACCTATTCAATGCGTTGGTGGAGAAGATAACCATTCTCTCACCAGCGCATTTTATTTTTACCATGAAGAGCGGAATTAGCATAGACGAAATCTTGGACTAA